Proteins encoded within one genomic window of Bacillus kexueae:
- a CDS encoding ATP-binding protein: MTALLDRITHRSHILLLNGESYRFRQSMSKRKMEKDSTPHAGVCVSRPPRARNTNTHILPFIGVPIPRVAHFLSLTIHGDHFTHYPEACPCSK, translated from the coding sequence ATGACAGCATTACTCGACAGAATTACCCACCGTTCTCACATTCTTTTATTAAACGGAGAATCGTATCGCTTCCGTCAAAGTATGAGCAAAAGGAAAATGGAGAAGGATAGCACACCGCACGCAGGTGTTTGTGTTTCTCGCCCTCCTAGGGCAAGAAACACAAACACCCACATACTCCCATTTATAGGAGTTCCCATTCCAAGAGTGGCTCACTTTTTATCATTGACAATACATGGAGACCATTTTACGCATTATCCAGAAGCATGCCCATGTTCAAAATGA
- a CDS encoding VanZ family protein, with product MMEFTDIGMDKWTHFSFYGSAAFFLSLFLLLIPPFEKGLRRIATCWFGLVVISLLEEYRQLLDPNRTAEFLDGVANVIGITLGVTIPLFAHIMWRYLHQNQERKRFILVAMSLITCTVFPLLYGLHVLNEPIDQGPILSQPPEEMMVAQTMSTNRSPEEIVQKYEAKLDLLEQQAYQEVHLLVKEALSEYTNKETPLSQLIPKYMVQATALEEHIHNEFISIYDAAKSELIANHLDQSSADVLKERYDETKKKTKALLMEKGMSVLN from the coding sequence ATGATGGAATTCACCGACATCGGAATGGATAAATGGACTCATTTTAGTTTTTATGGCTCAGCCGCCTTTTTCTTATCACTATTTTTATTGCTCATTCCCCCATTTGAGAAAGGACTTCGACGAATCGCCACGTGTTGGTTTGGTTTAGTGGTGATCAGTCTATTGGAAGAATACCGACAGCTTTTGGATCCAAATCGTACAGCCGAATTTCTAGACGGAGTAGCAAATGTGATAGGCATCACACTTGGGGTCACCATCCCCCTATTCGCGCACATCATGTGGCGTTATCTACACCAGAATCAAGAGCGAAAGCGATTCATCTTAGTCGCAATGTCTCTCATCACTTGCACTGTATTCCCTTTACTGTATGGACTTCACGTACTCAATGAACCGATTGACCAAGGACCTATTCTCTCCCAACCACCTGAAGAAATGATGGTGGCCCAAACCATGTCAACGAACAGGTCTCCAGAAGAGATTGTGCAAAAATATGAAGCGAAGCTCGATTTACTAGAACAGCAAGCCTATCAAGAAGTCCACCTTCTTGTAAAAGAAGCACTGAGTGAATACACAAACAAGGAGACACCACTTAGTCAATTGATTCCAAAATATATGGTGCAAGCAACTGCGTTAGAAGAACACATCCATAACGAATTTATCTCAATCTATGACGCTGCCAAGAGTGAACTCATAGCGAACCATTTGGATCAAAGCTCGGCTGATGTTTTAAAAGAACGGTACGATGAAACAAAGAAAAAGACAAAGGCACTCCTTATGGAAAAAGGGATGAGTGTACTTAATTAA